A part of Candidatus Polarisedimenticolaceae bacterium genomic DNA contains:
- a CDS encoding rhodanese-like domain-containing protein, which produces MLAVLFASMFLPPSVVQPADLAGPGPERVILDARASMKDYLAGHLPGALWVGPDNWRSTAEGVPGEIHPPEVFRTLFGRLGLRPDDEIVVYGAISDPDAALVASVLRMHGLAAAILDGGIDRWKREGRPISNDLPRPPTSRPRVARATGAIAAYDEVLAASKSRGNAVIVDVRPPEQYEAGRIPGAVSFFWKRNLWPEEGVSASGCLRSARELLEAYRALGITPDKTVYVYCNSGHMAALGWFVLKHYLGFRDVRLYDGSWIDWSARPGAPTESGKPGEAKARAAADALTRDLQSRLVAEMRDGGPTRAVSVTVSAGR; this is translated from the coding sequence ATGCTCGCCGTCCTGTTCGCCTCGATGTTCCTGCCGCCTTCCGTCGTCCAGCCCGCGGACCTCGCCGGGCCGGGGCCGGAGCGGGTGATCCTGGATGCGCGCGCGTCGATGAAGGACTACCTGGCCGGCCATCTTCCGGGAGCCCTCTGGGTGGGGCCAGACAATTGGCGCTCGACGGCGGAGGGCGTACCCGGGGAGATCCACCCTCCCGAGGTGTTCCGCACCCTGTTCGGACGCCTGGGGCTCCGTCCGGACGACGAGATCGTCGTCTACGGAGCGATCAGCGATCCCGACGCGGCGCTCGTCGCCTCGGTGTTGCGCATGCACGGCTTGGCTGCCGCGATCCTCGACGGCGGGATCGACCGCTGGAAGCGTGAGGGGCGGCCGATCTCCAACGACCTCCCTCGTCCCCCGACCAGCCGGCCCAGGGTCGCCCGGGCGACCGGCGCCATCGCCGCCTACGACGAGGTGCTCGCCGCGTCGAAGTCGCGCGGCAACGCGGTGATCGTGGACGTGCGTCCGCCGGAACAGTACGAGGCGGGGCGAATCCCCGGCGCGGTTTCGTTCTTCTGGAAGCGGAACCTGTGGCCCGAGGAGGGCGTTTCTGCGTCCGGGTGCCTTCGAAGCGCGCGCGAGCTGCTCGAGGCCTATCGCGCCCTGGGCATCACGCCGGACAAGACGGTCTACGTCTACTGCAACAGCGGCCACATGGCCGCCTTGGGATGGTTCGTGCTGAAGCACTATCTCGGCTTCCGGGACGTGCGCCTCTACGACGGCAGCTGGATCGACTGGAGCGCGCGTCCCGGCGCGCCGACGGAGTCGGGGAAGCCCGGCGAGGCGAAGGCGAGGGCGGCGGCCGATGCGCTGACGCGCGATCTGCAGTCCCGCCTCGTCGCCGAGATGCGCGATGGAGGACCGACCCGGGCCGTATCCGTCACGGTGTCCGCCGGTCGCTGA
- a CDS encoding PilZ domain-containing protein encodes MTGARPGPPTARRGRHARFAVEASAIVHAAQGDYPCTVEDLSQSGVRLTGPLPPTLDRILDLTLRGGRSEPELRVRARPARRVERGSATGAAFEFLDVAPDQLRGIGRLVESGVIRSASPVTGLETLRPAASIREIRGALEAIPLPQRIALATRASKKERDALRHDTHAAVLDALARNPQLSVAEARALAASPHLAAGTLDALAGDARFARDEELQMAIAGHPRASIPLVEHLLAEFDADRARRWLRRPGLAPQVRERLSRRVARGH; translated from the coding sequence ATGACCGGCGCACGACCCGGCCCCCCGACCGCGCGGCGCGGCCGCCACGCTCGATTCGCCGTCGAAGCCTCGGCGATCGTGCACGCCGCCCAAGGGGACTACCCCTGCACGGTCGAGGATCTGAGCCAGAGCGGGGTCCGTTTGACGGGTCCGCTGCCGCCGACGCTCGACCGCATTCTCGATCTTACGCTGCGAGGGGGCCGATCCGAACCGGAACTGCGGGTGCGCGCCCGGCCCGCACGGCGAGTCGAGAGAGGTTCGGCGACGGGGGCGGCGTTCGAGTTCCTCGACGTCGCCCCGGACCAACTTCGGGGAATCGGCCGCCTCGTGGAGAGCGGCGTGATCCGAAGCGCAAGCCCTGTCACGGGCCTCGAAACGCTCCGGCCGGCGGCTTCGATCCGTGAGATACGGGGTGCCCTGGAAGCCATTCCCCTCCCGCAACGCATCGCCCTGGCGACCCGCGCGTCGAAGAAGGAACGGGACGCGCTCCGGCACGATACCCACGCTGCGGTCCTCGACGCCCTCGCGCGGAACCCGCAGCTCTCCGTCGCCGAGGCCCGCGCCCTGGCCGCCTCTCCCCACCTCGCCGCAGGAACGCTCGACGCGCTCGCGGGCGACGCCCGGTTCGCGCGCGACGAGGAGCTGCAGATGGCGATCGCCGGTCACCCGCGCGCGTCGATCCCCCTCGTCGAGCATCTCCTCGCGGAGTTCGACGCGGACCGGGCGAGGCGGTGGCTCCGACGCCCAGGCCTCGCGCCGCAGGTCCGCGAGCGGCTCTCCCGGCGCGTCGCACGCGGTCACTGA
- a CDS encoding Fic family protein, with protein sequence MELNLPTSREILKLVAHIDRFRGAWSMEASLPPDRLARLREAAKVQSVASSCRLIGIRISDTEAAALLRGESPLLREGDAILGYANALDTTFPRGGALVTPAEIARLNAIVEGASPDHADPSPWRHEPIHLEAFDAEGHALGRVFQTLPPRLIEDKLDSACTWLELELRSGEHHPLLVIAAFYLVFVNIAPFTGGNTRTARALASHLLRRAGYGYVSFGSLERAMEESREAYYDGLDASSTRLWTGEADLEPWTLSFLQMLRIHVDRIAAKLDLERRALDLPPLQRQILETVRDHGTARAGLLLASTGTNRNTLKDNLRRMVDRGLIERVGRSKGAFYRIATGEPATN encoded by the coding sequence ATGGAGCTGAATCTCCCGACCTCCCGCGAAATTTTGAAGCTGGTCGCGCACATCGACCGTTTTCGAGGGGCGTGGTCGATGGAGGCGTCGCTTCCACCCGATCGGCTCGCCCGGCTCCGGGAGGCCGCGAAGGTCCAGTCCGTCGCGTCGTCCTGCCGGCTGATCGGTATCCGGATCTCAGACACGGAAGCGGCCGCCCTTCTGCGGGGGGAATCCCCGCTGCTACGCGAGGGGGACGCGATCCTCGGCTACGCGAACGCCCTCGACACGACCTTCCCGCGCGGCGGTGCCCTCGTGACCCCGGCCGAGATCGCCCGTCTCAACGCCATCGTGGAGGGAGCGAGCCCGGACCACGCGGACCCCAGCCCCTGGCGACACGAACCGATTCATCTCGAGGCGTTCGATGCCGAGGGGCACGCGCTCGGTCGCGTGTTCCAGACTCTACCGCCGCGCCTGATCGAGGACAAGCTCGACTCGGCCTGCACGTGGCTCGAACTCGAGCTGCGATCGGGCGAGCATCACCCGCTGCTCGTCATCGCGGCGTTTTATCTCGTTTTCGTGAACATCGCCCCGTTCACCGGGGGGAATACGCGAACGGCGCGGGCCCTCGCGAGCCACCTCCTTCGACGGGCGGGGTACGGTTACGTCTCGTTCGGCAGCCTCGAACGGGCCATGGAGGAGTCCCGCGAGGCCTACTACGACGGGCTCGATGCGTCCTCGACGCGCCTGTGGACCGGCGAAGCCGACCTCGAGCCTTGGACTCTCTCGTTCCTGCAGATGCTCAGGATCCACGTCGACCGCATCGCCGCCAAGCTCGACCTCGAGCGCCGCGCGCTCGATCTCCCGCCGCTCCAGCGCCAGATCCTCGAGACCGTGCGCGATCACGGCACCGCCCGCGCGGGATTGCTTCTGGCCTCGACGGGAACCAACCGCAACACGCTCAAGGACAACCTGCGGCGCATGGTCGACCGCGGGCTGATCGAGCGCGTGGGCCGGAGCAAGGGGGCGTTCTACCGCATCGCCACCGGCGAGCCCGCGACGAATTAA
- a CDS encoding isoaspartyl peptidase/L-asparaginase — MAERIRRREFLRAGATAGVAAMLPRGALGQAPAVVRPKTARPAVVASANGHEFTNGGPRTCVQEAWERIVRGEDPLDALVAGVEIVELDPLDDSVGFGGLPNADGVVQLDACVMHGPKRRAGAVAALEGVRTAARVARAVADHTDHHLLVGRGAQEFARGMGFRIEDDLNTENSRRKWLEWKRRIDPGHWLDPDRRERAAAAARREMIAAGRLDPEKAWGTIHASAVTSAGALASVTTTSGLAWKIPGRVGDSPILGAGNYCADGVGAAGSTGRGEANLFSLGSFWIVEQLRLGSHPKDAVMAALRRVREGIAEKRLLDARGLPGFDVKFYALDAGGRFAAGSLYRGPRARFAVCDADGPRFVPTEPLLDQEILTQ; from the coding sequence ATGGCGGAGAGGATCCGACGGAGGGAGTTCCTTCGAGCCGGCGCGACGGCGGGCGTGGCCGCCATGCTGCCGCGCGGCGCGCTGGGGCAGGCCCCCGCCGTCGTCCGGCCGAAGACGGCACGCCCCGCCGTCGTCGCCTCCGCGAACGGCCACGAGTTCACGAACGGCGGACCGCGGACCTGCGTGCAGGAGGCCTGGGAGAGGATCGTCCGCGGGGAAGACCCGCTCGACGCGCTCGTCGCCGGCGTGGAGATCGTGGAGCTCGATCCTCTCGACGATTCGGTCGGTTTCGGCGGGTTACCCAACGCCGACGGCGTCGTGCAGCTCGACGCCTGCGTGATGCACGGTCCGAAGCGGCGCGCCGGCGCCGTCGCGGCGCTCGAAGGAGTCCGGACCGCCGCCCGGGTCGCCCGGGCGGTCGCGGACCACACCGATCATCACCTCCTGGTCGGACGCGGCGCGCAGGAGTTCGCGCGCGGGATGGGGTTCCGCATCGAGGACGACCTGAACACCGAGAACTCGCGCAGGAAGTGGCTGGAGTGGAAGCGACGGATCGATCCCGGGCACTGGCTCGACCCCGACCGGCGCGAGCGCGCCGCCGCCGCCGCGCGCCGGGAGATGATCGCCGCCGGACGGCTCGATCCGGAGAAGGCCTGGGGGACGATCCACGCGTCGGCGGTGACGTCGGCGGGGGCGCTCGCCTCGGTCACGACGACGAGCGGGTTGGCGTGGAAGATCCCCGGTCGCGTCGGCGACTCCCCGATCCTCGGAGCGGGGAACTACTGCGCGGATGGGGTCGGCGCCGCGGGGTCGACGGGAAGGGGCGAGGCGAACCTCTTCTCGCTGGGGTCGTTCTGGATCGTCGAGCAGCTTCGGCTCGGGTCCCACCCGAAGGACGCGGTGATGGCGGCGCTGCGGAGGGTGCGCGAGGGGATCGCGGAGAAGCGCCTGCTGGATGCCCGCGGACTGCCGGGATTCGACGTGAAGTTCTACGCCCTGGACGCCGGGGGCCGCTTCGCGGCGGGGTCCCTCTACCGGGGCCCGCGGGCCCGGTTCGCCGTGTGCGACGCGGACGGGCCCCGCTTCGTCCCGACCGAACCGCTCCTCGACCAGGAGATCCTGACTCAGTGA